The Leptospira harrisiae sequence ACCGAATGCGGTACCAGCAAGGGTTCCAAGTCCATTCACAAGTAAGGAAGTTTTTGTATCAAAACTATCACCAGATGCTTCTGCCGATTCAATGTTTTGTAATGAACCAATGACATTAAAAATTCCCATAGGTAGGATCACAGAAAAATAGGCTTTGATATTGGCGTAAGTTAATGTTTCGATGAGAGGACTAATAGAAAGTTGTGGGAAATAAAATCCTATTGTTTGTAATCCATTTTCAATCGCACCAGGTTGGTAAATGGGATCTCCCCAAAAAGAGGAAAGATATGATAACAAAATCCCAAGTAATACTGAAGTAAGACCTCCTGGGATTCCAAATGGGAAACGTACCTTCCCAAAGTATTGTAATAAAATGATACCTAGCGGAATAAAGGCGATAATGGGTCTTTCAAAAGTGCGGAGTAAAAAATCCATTGAAATAAAAGTGATCGCGATCCCTGCTAAAGCAGAAAGTAAGGCCGCCCTGGGAGTGTATAAGCGAATTTTTGCGGCTACAAAAGAACCAATGACTTCAATACAACCCGATATGAAAGAAACTAAAAGACCTGCTTTCCAGGCGGCTACATAATTCCCAGTCGCTTGGTAAGTAGGAAACATCACAAAAAATACAAATGCAAAAAGAGAAACGGTATTAATTCCGTAAGGAATTGCTGTAACGTCTGTGCGGTGGGTTTTTTGGCCCAATTTCCAGGCCTGCCAGGCGTAAAATACATTCCCAACTAACAGAGATACTGCGGCACCTGGTAAAACCACAGCAGTGATAAAAGCGAGAGGGAAACCACATACTCCCAAACAAAGGGCAGAAAGTACTAAAAGTTGGATGAGGTTGTCTACCATGAGACCAAAAAATCCGTCTAAATCACCTCTTGTGATGGTAAAAAAATTCATTCGTTCCGTTTCCCTCCAAAATCAACCCGAATCACATTCCCATCTCCACTCACTTCAGGTTTGGTTACCTTGGGTTTCGAAACATTCTCTTCTTGCGTTGCAGTTGTTTCTACTTGTAAAAATCGAAGTTGTGTTGCCGAATTTTGAAATTTATCGTAAATACGAAACACAGCATCCCAAGGTATCATCGTAGGTTCCCAAGCAGATCCAAACTGAAGTTCAGCAAATAAATAATCTGGTTTGCTATCTAATACTTTTACCGCTTTGTCACCAAATACAAGTACGATGCCAGATTCTTTTTCTGCATTGAGTAATCCACGTTTGCCAATTTCTAATTTAGGATGTGGCATTACATGAATGTAAAATACACCAAATCTTTCCCAATAGAGATTGAATAAATCTCTTTTAAACTCACGTAATGTTGTGATTTCTTCCTCGGTGAGTTTTTCGCTCATAAATTCCTTTTGCCATGTGAA is a genomic window containing:
- a CDS encoding permease, with protein sequence MNFFTITRGDLDGFFGLMVDNLIQLLVLSALCLGVCGFPLAFITAVVLPGAAVSLLVGNVFYAWQAWKLGQKTHRTDVTAIPYGINTVSLFAFVFFVMFPTYQATGNYVAAWKAGLLVSFISGCIEVIGSFVAAKIRLYTPRAALLSALAGIAITFISMDFLLRTFERPIIAFIPLGIILLQYFGKVRFPFGIPGGLTSVLLGILLSYLSSFWGDPIYQPGAIENGLQTIGFYFPQLSISPLIETLTYANIKAYFSVILPMGIFNVIGSLQNIESAEASGDSFDTKTSLLVNGLGTLAGTAFGSPFPTTIYIGHPGWKALGAKHSYSVLSGIFMTVVSLFGLMGLIQALIPVEAGMAIVLWIGIVITSQAFQAIPRHHSPAVVVGLLPAFAGWAVLIIQNVFIFLDGKLQTTLQELGVKQVVHFSLSDLPPHLNFLPYALSGVLSLSQGFLITSMIWSAMVVFILEREWNKAAIWAGVATVLSAIGWIHSYELQGNAILNRFTELASWDFPIAYLSLATLFLLVQFLGPKEKQTK
- a CDS encoding ClpXP protease specificity-enhancing factor SspB — translated: MSEKLTEEEITTLREFKRDLFNLYWERFGVFYIHVMPHPKLEIGKRGLLNAEKESGIVLVFGDKAVKVLDSKPDYLFAELQFGSAWEPTMIPWDAVFRIYDKFQNSATQLRFLQVETTATQEENVSKPKVTKPEVSGDGNVIRVDFGGKRNE